In one window of Henckelia pumila isolate YLH828 chromosome 1, ASM3356847v2, whole genome shotgun sequence DNA:
- the LOC140875661 gene encoding pentatricopeptide repeat-containing protein At3g63370, chloroplastic, with the protein MASLIHHMDLNSVAVSTTPFVHKNTWRNSTVRIPATSMKTNSLQEALLSISNILASSGQKNCLDKAYSSILDLCATQKSLSHGKQIHAHVLKCNNVRDLPFLYTKLVLMYGKCGNLREAEVLFEEMPERSIFTYNAMLGAYVLNGESWAAIGLYADMRFLEIPLDAHTCCIVLKACAGFEDIYCGREIHGFGVKFGMACNDIFVNALASMYTKCNDLNAAVLLFNRMTGRGAELWNIMISAYSTIGMSGEALRLFWEMQNVGVTPSTYTFVAALQACQDSLHGMQIHTIVLKSRIISDCYVANALVGMYSKFSRIDEAIRVFSHMPERDGISWNAMLSCYVQNGLYDKALALFQERVSSAQPLDQVSVISVLSACGRLGNLVNGMEVHAFVLKNGMDFDLQVANTVIDMYAKCSKTNFMYYSFRKISRKDHISWTTIIAGYIQNYCHERALQLFKEVQVEGVEIDKMMVESVLLACHWLQCILTVKEIHGYIVRRDFSDTVIQNTLVDIYGDCGKVDYARHIFGQIEVRNVVSWTSMITSYVDNGLANEALQLFFNMVRDGVELDSIAILTILSAAANLSALRKGKEIHGYLLRKCFHTENSITSSLVDMYASCGDIDRSYAVFKSAKHKDLVLWTSMINAYGLHGHGMMATNLYRKMEAKNLYPDHIAFLALLHACSHSALVEEGKLFFQLMQHDYKLDPWPEHYACLVDLLGRANFLEEAFDLVKGMRSEPTAAVWCALLGACRIHSNIKIGEIASEKLLEMDPDNPGNYVLVSNLYAAAERWDKVEEVRMKMKVRGLKKDPACSWIEIGNKVHNFISRDRSHPNSDEIYKELSQITDKLKRGGGYDPETKHVLHNLEEEEKVKMLYGHSERLAIAYGLLVTPKEKPIRVTKNLRVCGDCHSFTKLLSKFCEREIIVRDANRFHSFKDGVCSCGDFW; encoded by the coding sequence atggcTTCCTTAATCCACCACATGGACCTCAATTCTGTTGCTGTCTCAACAACACCGTTCGTTCACAAGAATACTTGGCGGAATTCGACCGTCCGAATTCCCGCGACGTCAATGAAAACAAACAGCCTACAAGAAGCCCTTTTGTCAATCTCCAATATCTTAGCTTCGAGCGGTCAGAAAAATTGTTTGGATAAAGCTTACTCATCAATTCTTGATCTTTGTGCGACCCAAAAGTCCCTCTCACATGGCAAACAAATCCATGCCCACGTTTTAAAATGCAACAATGTGCGTGATTTGCCATTCTTGTATACTAAGCTCGTGCTCATGTATGGTAAATGCGGCAACTTACGGGAGGCCGAAGTCCTGTTCGAAGAAATGCCGGAAAGGAGTATTTTCACTTACAATGCAATGCTTGGTGCATATGTTTTGAATGGGGAGTCTTGGGCAGCAATTGGACTTTACGCAGACATGAGATTCTTGGAAATTCCCTTAGATGCCCATACTTGTTGCATTGTCTTAAAGGCTTGTGCTGGATTTGAAGATATTTACTGTGGAAGGGAAATTCATGGATTTGGCGTCAAGTTTGGGATGGCTTGTAATGATATTTTTGTGAATGCGCTCGCAAGCATGTACACCAAGTGCAATGATCTAAATGCAGCGGTGTTGTTATTTAATAGAATGACAGGAAGAGGAGCTGAGTTGTGGAATATAATGATTTCAGCATATTCTACTATTGGGATGAGCGGAGAGGCATTAAGGCTGTTTTGGGAAATGCAAAATGTTGGTGTCACCCCTAGCACATATACTTTCGTGGCTGCTCTTCAAGCCTGTCAGGATTCATTGCATGGGATGCAAATACACACCATCGTTCTGAAATCTCGCATTATTTCTGATTGTTATGTTGCAAATGCCTTGGTTGGCATGTACTCAAAATTCTCCAGAATTGATGAAGCTATTAGAGTTTTCAGTCACATGCCTGAGAGAGATGGTATTTCTTGGAATGCCATGCTATCTTGCTATGTTCAAAATGGCCTCTATGACAAAGCACTCGCATTATTTCAGGAGAGAGTGAGTTCTGCTCAGCCACTGGACCAAGTATCAGTAATCAGTGTTCTTTCAGCCTGTGGCAGGTTAGGGAATTTGGTGAATGGGATGGAAGTCCATGCTTTTGTTCTGAAAAATGGGATGGATTTTGATCTTCAAGTAGCCAACACAGTAATTGACATGTATGCAAAGTGTTCTAAGacaaatttcatgtattattctTTCCGGAAAATTTCTCGTAAAGACCATATTTCGTGGACAACAATCATTGCTGGTTATATTCAAAATTATTGTCATGAAAGGGCCTTGCAATTATTCAAGGAAGTGCAGGTGGAAGGTGTTGAGATTGATAAAATGATGGTTGAAAGTGTTCTCCTAGCTTGTCACTGGTTGCAGTGCATTCTAACTGTAAAAGAGATCCACGGTTACATAGTGAGAAGAGATTTTTCAGATACTGTCATACAAAACACTTTGGTCGATATTTATGGAGATTGTGGAAAAGTAGATTATGCTAGACACATATTTGGGCAAATTGAAGTTAGGAATGTTGTGTCCTGGACGAGCATGATAACTTCTTATGTAGATAACGGGCTTGCAAATGAGGCTCTTCAACTTTTCTTCAACATGGTCAGAGATGGAGTTGAACTAGATTCTATTGCAATCTTGACCATTCTCTCGGCAGCTGCTAATTTATCTGCCTTGAGGAAGGGTAAAGAAATTCATGGATATTTACTGAGGAAGTGCTTTCACACAGAGAACTCGATTACAAGCTCGCTTGTGGATATGTATGCTAGCTGTGGGGACATTGATAGGTCCTATGCTGTTTTCAAATCTGCAAAACATAAAGATTTAGTCCTATGGACAAGTATGATTAACGCATATGGACTGCATGGCCATGGTATGATGGCTACAAATTTATATAGGAAGATGGAGGCCAAGAACCTTTACCCTGATCATATAGCATTTTTGGCACTGCTTCATGCATGCAGTCATTCAGCATTAGTAGAAGAAggaaaattgttttttcaaCTTATGCAGCACGATTATAAATTGGATCCATGGCCTGAACACTATGCCTGTCTGGTTGATCTTCTAGGTCGCGCAAATTTTTTGGAAGAGGCATTTGATTTGGTGAAAGGCATGAGATCGGAGCCTACAGCTGCTGTCTGGTGTGCTCTTCTTGGTGCCTGCAGAATTCATTCTAATATTAAGATAGGGGAGATAGCTTCAGAGAAGCTTCTTGAAATGGATCCAGATAATCCAGGAAATTATGTGCTTGTATCTAACTTATATGCAGCTGCAGAGAGATGGGATAAGGTGGAGGAAGTGAGGATGAAAATGAAAGTGAGGGGACTGAAAAAAGACCCTGCTTGTAGTTGGATAGAGATTGGAAATAAGGTTCATAACTTTATTTCCAGGGACAGGTCTCATCCGAATTCTGACGAAATATACAAAGAACTCTCTCAGATTACTGATAAATTGAAGAGGGGTGGAGGGTATGACCCTGAAACGAAGCACGTGCTGCACAATTTGGAGGAGGAAGAGAAAGTAAAGATGCTTTATGGTCACAGTGAAAGGCTTGCTATTGCCTATGGTTTACTTGTTACTCCAAAGGAAAAGCCTATACGGGTCACGAAGAACCTCCGGGT